From Leptospira venezuelensis, a single genomic window includes:
- a CDS encoding TetR/AcrR family transcriptional regulator, with product MPKTGLKPEELQEKVLDAAEIEIRRNGVERLKLTDVARNLNLSHAALYKHFADKEALLDSISKRWLDRIDAALAKVSSKTSPLEERILEWLMTLHTMKREKVQSDPRIYTAFNNSAEKTRPFVKKHIQTMYEQLEAMVQEGIQKGLFFCNTPKEGARIIFEGTAAFHHPRMVFDNIEEDRVEFLRSVVNTILSGLKSKK from the coding sequence ATGCCTAAAACAGGTTTAAAGCCAGAAGAATTACAAGAAAAAGTGCTCGATGCCGCAGAGATTGAGATCAGAAGAAACGGTGTCGAGCGTTTGAAACTTACAGACGTGGCTAGGAACCTAAACCTAAGCCACGCAGCCTTATATAAACATTTTGCAGACAAAGAAGCTCTACTCGACTCCATTTCTAAAAGATGGTTGGACCGTATCGATGCGGCTCTTGCGAAAGTTTCCTCAAAGACTAGTCCATTGGAAGAAAGGATCTTGGAATGGCTTATGACACTCCATACGATGAAAAGAGAGAAGGTCCAATCAGATCCTAGAATTTATACAGCATTCAATAATTCTGCCGAGAAAACAAGACCATTCGTTAAAAAACATATCCAGACAATGTATGAGCAATTGGAAGCAATGGTCCAAGAAGGAATCCAAAAAGGATTATTTTTTTGTAATACTCCAAAGGAAGGAGCGAGGATTATCTTCGAAGGAACTGCTGCTTTTCATCATCCGCGTATGGTATTCGATAATATAGAAGAAGATAGGGTCGAGTTTTTAAGATCTGTTGTGAATACGATCCTATCAGGTTTGAAAAGTAAGAAATAG
- a CDS encoding aldo/keto reductase: MKLRKLGKNGPEISQVGLGCMGMSDFYGTKETRNRQESIATIHEALDSGINFLNTGDFYGIGHNELLISEALKGRKDKPMISVKFGGLRNPNGAFIGYDFRPNSVKNFAAHSLTRLGVDVIDIYQASRVDPEVPIEDTVGAIADLIKEGYVRYLGLSEASPENLRRAHKVHPVTALEIEYSLATRVIEKELLDTARELGVAIVPYGIVGRGLLTGKIENHLGVADFRSISPRFQGKNLEANLERVSLLQELAKKKGCSTAQLAIAWVLHKGEDIFPLIGSTRRESLRENLEALSVQLSPEEVKTLDDTFPEGAFQGDRYPSHSMQLVVK, from the coding sequence ATGAAACTGAGAAAATTAGGTAAAAATGGCCCAGAAATTTCCCAAGTCGGGTTGGGTTGTATGGGGATGTCGGACTTTTACGGCACAAAAGAAACCAGAAACAGACAAGAATCTATCGCGACCATCCACGAGGCACTGGATTCAGGGATCAATTTTCTGAATACGGGTGATTTCTACGGGATAGGTCATAACGAACTTTTAATCTCTGAAGCACTCAAAGGAAGAAAAGACAAACCAATGATCAGTGTGAAATTTGGAGGACTTCGAAATCCGAATGGAGCATTCATCGGATACGATTTTAGACCGAACTCTGTGAAAAACTTTGCGGCACATTCCCTTACTAGACTTGGAGTGGATGTGATCGATATTTATCAGGCATCAAGAGTCGATCCAGAAGTTCCAATCGAAGATACCGTTGGTGCAATCGCAGATCTGATCAAGGAAGGGTATGTGCGTTATCTAGGACTTTCGGAAGCTTCTCCTGAAAATTTGAGAAGGGCACATAAAGTTCATCCGGTAACTGCTTTGGAAATTGAATATTCTTTGGCAACTCGTGTGATTGAGAAGGAACTACTTGATACTGCGAGAGAACTTGGAGTCGCGATTGTTCCGTATGGAATTGTGGGGCGTGGACTTCTGACCGGAAAGATCGAAAACCATTTGGGCGTTGCGGATTTTAGATCTATTTCTCCTCGCTTTCAGGGAAAAAACCTTGAAGCGAATTTGGAGCGTGTGAGTCTGCTACAAGAGCTTGCAAAGAAGAAGGGTTGTTCTACTGCCCAACTTGCTATCGCTTGGGTGCTTCATAAAGGAGAAGATATTTTTCCTTTAATCGGTTCCACAAGAAGAGAAAGTCTTAGGGAAAATTTAGAAGCTCTTTCGGTCCAATTAAGTCCGGAAGAAGTGAAAACCCTGGATGATACTTTTCCGGAAGGTGCTTTCCAAGGAGATAGATATCCTTCTCATTCGATGCAGCTCGTCGTTAAATGA